The following coding sequences lie in one Apium graveolens cultivar Ventura chromosome 1, ASM990537v1, whole genome shotgun sequence genomic window:
- the LOC141666044 gene encoding uncharacterized protein LOC141666044 has protein sequence MAPPPTPQQNQSKARTFNMTVKEAVQNPSVVAGSLSVNSVNAKVLIDSRATRSFISKEFVDKLCYEVQWLGETLIIKLANDDQVPVDRVCPKSVHNAQIDCVNKKVNLRTADDVTVIFRGERQNKKILTMMQTKRLLRQGCKAYLAYVLDVNKEGPRIEDIPVVCKFPDVFPDELLGLPPD, from the exons ATGGCACCACCGCCAACACCACAACAGAATCAGTCTAAGGCAAGAACTTTCAATATGACAGTGAAAGAGGCAGTACAGAATCCGAGTGTAGTTGCTGGTTCGCTTTCTGTGAACTCCGTAAAtgcaaaagtattgattgattctagagcaacaagatcttttatttctaAAGAATTTGTTGATAAGTTATGTTATGAAGTTCAATGGTTGGGTGAAACATTAATTATAAAGTTAGCGAATGATGACCAAGTTCCCGTAGATCGGGTGTGTCCAAAAT ccgttcataatgctcaaattgattgTGTAAACAAGAAAGTGAATTTACGAACTGCGGATGATGTAACGGTAATATTTAGGGGTGAGAGACAGAACAAGAAAATCCTCACGATGATGCAGACTAAGCgattattacgtcaaggatgTAAAGCTTATCTAGCCTATGTATTGGATGTTAACAAGGAAGGTCCAAGAATTGAAGACATTCCGGTCGTATGTAAGTTTCCAGATGTATTTCCTGATGAACTTCTAGGGTTACCTCCGGATTGA